One Streptomyces sp. B21-105 genomic region harbors:
- a CDS encoding helix-turn-helix domain-containing protein, producing the protein MSATGLRERKRQRMYRAVSEVAVRLFLERGFDAVSVAEVAAAAEISKPTLFRYFPAKEDLVLHRIADHEREAARVVAAARAEGVAPLPALRRNFLDGLAAEDPVTGLNDHPQVRAFYDLLYGTPSLVARLHGYLERSEAALAEALADDLPTALDARLAAGQIIAVRRILAEDTWRRVAAGERLEDVRGDAVAAAERAFDVLTAGLPQLAGTPDISDGRPGNVTA; encoded by the coding sequence ATGAGTGCGACCGGGCTGCGTGAGCGCAAGAGGCAGCGGATGTACAGGGCCGTGTCGGAGGTCGCCGTCCGGCTCTTCCTCGAGCGCGGTTTCGACGCGGTGTCCGTCGCCGAGGTGGCCGCCGCGGCCGAGATCTCCAAGCCGACCCTGTTCCGGTACTTCCCGGCCAAGGAGGATCTGGTCCTGCACCGGATCGCCGACCACGAGCGGGAGGCGGCGCGTGTCGTCGCCGCCGCCCGCGCCGAGGGTGTCGCGCCGCTGCCCGCGCTGCGCCGGAACTTCCTCGACGGGCTGGCCGCCGAGGACCCGGTCACCGGCCTCAACGACCACCCGCAGGTGCGGGCCTTCTACGACCTCCTCTACGGCACCCCCTCCCTGGTCGCGCGGCTGCACGGCTATCTGGAGCGTTCCGAGGCCGCCCTCGCCGAGGCCCTCGCGGACGACCTGCCCACCGCCCTCGACGCCCGGCTGGCAGCCGGCCAGATCATCGCCGTCCGACGGATCCTCGCCGAGGACACCTGGCGGCGGGTCGCGGCGGGCGAGCGGCTGGAGGACGTACGGGGTGACGCGGTGGCCGCGGCGGAGCGTGCGTTCGACGTGCTGACGGCGGGACTGCCGCAACTCGCCGGGACCCCTGACATCAGCGACGGCCGACCAGGAAACGTAACCGCATAA
- a CDS encoding ATP/GTP-binding protein has product MAARWAQVESALSMVLLLAVSGLSLLAQFVRPVGDALQGNIYIGGALLSLVGYLLYSQVNRLNAAHDAQREATGSLRDTIGVLSEQVAELSAVQRPRAGAEVTPNGLAGEFRDALSRVEDVHLAALAFTGETLAVPLKQLLGSLPPNPRRSVTVRVLVPDFTQEIDVPGLVRADGRAADSPGFRAHLVSKIKGYESDLKGMIGRMQHHGQGTLTVEFRVLHMSPVLKLYFVNRDQVFEGIYDKIELRPDEYGPLPATQGTGPDGDDKLLDLLGYDSLLTRWHWDDGPRAREVIDRRRELFETYWRAARPLEANSVPGARNGGTGGTGRPGRSGTSSARTGGTVGSGSGSAG; this is encoded by the coding sequence ATGGCGGCGCGCTGGGCGCAGGTCGAGAGCGCGCTGTCCATGGTGCTGCTGCTGGCCGTCTCCGGGCTCAGTCTGCTGGCCCAGTTCGTGAGGCCCGTGGGCGACGCACTGCAGGGCAACATCTACATCGGCGGGGCGTTGCTGAGCCTCGTCGGCTATCTGCTCTACAGCCAGGTGAACCGGCTGAACGCGGCGCACGACGCCCAGCGTGAGGCCACCGGGAGCCTGCGGGACACCATCGGCGTCCTGAGCGAGCAGGTCGCCGAGCTGAGCGCCGTCCAGCGTCCGCGGGCGGGCGCGGAGGTCACCCCGAACGGGCTGGCGGGCGAGTTCCGGGACGCACTGTCCCGGGTGGAGGACGTGCACCTCGCCGCGCTGGCCTTCACCGGCGAGACCCTGGCGGTCCCGCTGAAACAGCTGTTGGGCAGCCTGCCGCCCAACCCCCGGCGCTCCGTAACCGTCCGGGTGCTGGTCCCGGACTTCACCCAGGAGATCGACGTGCCCGGCCTGGTCCGTGCGGACGGCAGGGCCGCGGACTCCCCCGGGTTCCGGGCGCACCTGGTGAGCAAGATCAAGGGCTACGAGTCGGACCTGAAGGGAATGATCGGCCGGATGCAGCACCACGGCCAGGGCACCCTGACGGTCGAGTTCCGGGTGCTGCACATGTCGCCGGTGCTCAAGCTGTACTTCGTCAACCGCGACCAGGTCTTCGAGGGCATCTACGACAAGATCGAGCTGCGGCCCGACGAGTACGGCCCGCTCCCGGCGACGCAGGGCACGGGCCCGGACGGCGACGACAAGCTGCTCGACCTGCTCGGGTACGACTCGCTGCTGACGCGCTGGCACTGGGACGACGGGCCGCGGGCGCGGGAGGTCATCGACCGCCGCCGGGAGCTCTTCGAGACCTACTGGCGGGCCGCGCGCCCACTGGAGGCGAACTCCGTGCCCGGCGCAAGGAACGGCGGGACCGGCGGGACGGGGAGGCCCGGGAGGAGCGGGACGAGCAGCGCACGGACCGGCGGAACAGTTGGTTCCGGTTCTGGTTCCGCGGGCTGA
- a CDS encoding HAD family hydrolase, with the protein MTADLGDVQEAWELLAGSAGESGGPGAVLFDFDGPLCRLFPSGTSTVVADELRRMLESSGALDVLSDAERTDKDPHVVLRAAHRARHRRDLGDLVARLDEAVSLGECAAARVAWPTSDAAAFVRWLAGRGVRLAVVTNNAPRAAERYLRAYGLRPYFAAVHGRSADPDLMKPDPDVVERALRDLRLEPEAAVMIGDTAADVLAAERAGVPFVGYGRNAEKRLRLRDAGAKIVLDAYGPLLEAAGAGGGRESRHP; encoded by the coding sequence ATGACGGCTGATCTCGGCGATGTCCAGGAAGCGTGGGAACTCCTGGCCGGCAGCGCGGGTGAGTCGGGCGGCCCGGGCGCCGTCCTGTTCGACTTCGACGGCCCGCTGTGCCGGTTGTTCCCGAGCGGCACCTCGACGGTCGTGGCCGACGAGCTCAGGCGGATGCTCGAGTCCTCCGGCGCCCTGGACGTCCTCTCCGACGCGGAGCGCACCGACAAGGACCCGCACGTGGTGCTGCGCGCCGCGCACCGCGCCCGGCACCGCAGGGACCTCGGGGACCTGGTGGCGCGCCTCGACGAGGCGGTGAGCCTGGGGGAGTGCGCCGCGGCCCGCGTCGCGTGGCCCACCTCGGACGCGGCCGCCTTCGTACGGTGGCTGGCGGGGCGCGGGGTGCGGCTGGCCGTCGTCACCAACAACGCGCCCCGCGCGGCCGAGCGCTACCTGCGGGCGTACGGACTGCGCCCGTACTTCGCCGCCGTCCACGGCCGGTCCGCCGACCCCGACCTCATGAAACCGGATCCCGACGTCGTCGAGCGCGCCTTGCGCGACCTCCGCCTCGAACCGGAGGCGGCGGTGATGATCGGGGACACGGCCGCGGACGTCCTGGCCGCGGAGCGGGCCGGCGTTCCGTTCGTCGGGTACGGCCGCAACGCCGAGAAGCGGCTGCGGCTGCGGGACGCGGGGGCGAAGATCGTGCTCGACGCGTACGGCCCGCTGCTGGAGGCGGCCGGTGCGGGAGGCGGCCGGGAAAGTCGTCACCCGTGA
- a CDS encoding HAD family hydrolase — MNEVQDLADLRELITRARVVLWDFDGPICRLFAGHSAEHVSGGLVKWLESRGRRDLLTGPERGSSDPQVVLHAVSRRHPDSDLLAELEERLTQEELRAVATAMPTAYADPLIRTLTALGMGQAVTTNNSPRTVTAYMAGRGLTSCFAPHVYGRTPGLRHLKPHPQLLNRALRAMDCDPGSALVIGDAPSDFRAAREAGVPFLGYARDERKEKALRREGASLTVNSLETVLRVARGQA; from the coding sequence GTGAACGAGGTACAGGACCTGGCGGATCTGCGGGAGCTGATCACCCGCGCGCGGGTCGTCCTGTGGGACTTCGACGGCCCGATCTGCCGGCTGTTCGCCGGCCACTCGGCGGAGCACGTGTCCGGCGGTCTGGTGAAGTGGCTCGAATCCCGGGGTCGGCGCGACCTGCTGACCGGGCCGGAGCGGGGGTCGTCCGACCCGCAGGTCGTCCTGCACGCCGTGAGCCGTCGGCACCCGGACAGCGACCTGCTCGCGGAGCTGGAGGAACGCCTCACCCAGGAGGAACTGAGGGCCGTGGCCACGGCGATGCCCACGGCCTACGCCGACCCGCTGATACGCACCCTCACGGCCCTGGGCATGGGACAGGCGGTCACCACGAACAACTCCCCCCGGACGGTCACCGCGTATATGGCCGGCCGCGGGCTCACCTCCTGCTTCGCGCCGCACGTCTACGGCCGCACACCGGGGCTGCGCCACCTCAAGCCGCATCCGCAACTCCTGAACCGCGCCCTGCGCGCCATGGACTGCGACCCCGGCTCGGCCCTGGTGATCGGCGACGCCCCCTCCGACTTCCGGGCCGCCCGCGAGGCCGGCGTCCCCTTTCTGGGCTACGCCCGCGATGAACGCAAGGAGAAGGCGTTGCGACGTGAAGGCGCATCGCTGACGGTGAACTCGCTGGAGACCGTGCTGCGGGTGGCCCGGGGTCAGGCCTGA